One genomic segment of Desulforamulus reducens MI-1 includes these proteins:
- a CDS encoding [FeFe] hydrogenase, group A: MQNQQEGKDKQKQITRRGFLKMMGGIGLTGITATIAGCSTDPAGGKGWMPQQYQVASSYPIQVKGRIPIDPNNPSITRDDKKCILCGQCIEVCQRVQTVYGYYELPIKNDITCVNCGQCTLWCPTAAITERDDIDKVVKALENKDLHVVVQTAPATRVGLGEEFGMAPGTFVEGKQVAALKQLGFDAVFDTNFSADLTIFEEGTELIKRISGDLHEPLPQFTSCSPGWVKFCEYYYPDLLPHMSTCKSPQQMLGALIKTYYAKEKGIKPEKIFSVSIMPCTAKKFEAARPEMNSSGKHAGKPQLKDVDVVLTTRELARLIKAKGMDLNNLPDKKYDSLMGEGTGAGLIFGATGGVMEAAIRSAYFLITKQDPPEALLNLTPIRGLQGCKEASVDIPGVGTVKVAVVHGLSNARPILEAVRKKEAPWHFIEFMCCPGGCISGGGQPRTSLPPSDEVRQARINSIYNADAHIYSKRKSYENQEVLALYEKFMENPNSHLAHELLHTHYTDRSKQLTVKKKNA; this comes from the coding sequence ATGCAGAACCAACAAGAGGGTAAAGACAAACAAAAGCAAATTACCAGGCGGGGCTTCCTCAAAATGATGGGAGGTATCGGTCTTACCGGTATTACTGCTACCATTGCCGGTTGCAGTACTGATCCCGCTGGTGGTAAGGGTTGGATGCCACAGCAGTACCAGGTTGCCAGCTCCTATCCCATTCAGGTAAAAGGTCGTATTCCAATCGACCCCAACAACCCCTCCATTACTCGGGACGACAAAAAGTGTATTTTGTGCGGCCAGTGTATCGAAGTCTGCCAGAGGGTACAAACAGTTTACGGTTATTATGAACTTCCCATCAAGAATGACATTACCTGTGTTAACTGCGGTCAATGCACCCTGTGGTGTCCCACTGCAGCTATCACCGAGCGCGACGACATTGATAAGGTTGTTAAAGCGTTGGAAAACAAAGACCTACATGTAGTTGTTCAAACCGCACCTGCAACTCGGGTTGGTCTGGGTGAAGAATTTGGTATGGCACCCGGTACCTTTGTAGAAGGTAAACAGGTAGCCGCCTTAAAGCAACTGGGATTCGATGCAGTCTTTGATACCAACTTTTCTGCAGACCTAACTATTTTTGAAGAAGGAACCGAGTTAATCAAGAGGATTTCAGGCGACCTCCACGAACCCCTGCCTCAGTTTACCTCTTGTAGCCCTGGCTGGGTTAAATTCTGTGAATACTACTACCCAGATCTGTTACCCCATATGTCTACCTGCAAATCACCTCAGCAAATGCTGGGTGCACTGATTAAAACCTATTATGCCAAGGAAAAGGGTATTAAGCCTGAAAAAATCTTCTCTGTTTCCATCATGCCCTGTACCGCTAAGAAATTTGAAGCAGCCCGCCCAGAAATGAATAGTTCTGGTAAACATGCTGGTAAGCCTCAATTAAAGGATGTTGACGTAGTACTAACAACCCGTGAACTAGCCCGTCTAATAAAGGCCAAAGGCATGGATTTAAACAACTTACCAGACAAAAAGTATGATTCCCTAATGGGCGAAGGTACCGGTGCCGGTTTAATATTTGGTGCCACCGGCGGTGTTATGGAAGCAGCCATTCGTTCTGCTTATTTCTTAATTACTAAACAGGATCCACCGGAAGCTCTTCTGAACCTGACACCCATTCGTGGCCTGCAGGGCTGTAAAGAAGCCTCTGTGGATATTCCCGGTGTGGGTACTGTAAAAGTAGCGGTTGTACATGGACTTAGCAATGCCCGCCCCATTCTGGAAGCCGTCCGCAAGAAGGAAGCGCCCTGGCACTTTATTGAGTTCATGTGTTGTCCCGGCGGTTGCATCAGTGGCGGTGGCCAGCCCCGAACCTCTTTGCCGCCGTCTGACGAGGTTCGTCAAGCTCGTATTAACAGTATTTACAACGCAGATGCGCACATTTATTCAAAACGTAAGAGCTATGAAAACCAAGAGGTTCTGGCTCTCTATGAAAAATTCATGGAGAACCCCAACAGTCACCTAGCTCACGAACTGCTGCACACCCACTATACCGACCGCAGCAAGCAACTGACTGTGAAAAAGAAAAATGCGTAA
- a CDS encoding YkvA family protein: MGDILKKIYFFIQGLLNPAVPKRFKYESGICFLYFLSPIDFVPDFIPLTGKADDMVVMFWGIKRIYDIIKIHKQFIKSKGTP; encoded by the coding sequence ATGGGTGATATACTTAAAAAAATCTATTTTTTTATTCAAGGGCTTTTAAACCCTGCGGTTCCTAAGCGTTTCAAGTATGAATCCGGTATATGCTTTCTTTATTTCCTTAGCCCCATTGACTTTGTGCCGGACTTTATACCTCTTACAGGAAAGGCCGATGATATGGTGGTCATGTTTTGGGGCATTAAACGAATTTACGATATTATAAAAATTCATAAGCAGTTTATTAAAAGCAAAGGCACTCCATAA
- a CDS encoding 4Fe-4S dicluster domain-containing protein, with translation MYMVSINQDNCVGCAACVDACPAKILGMENDKCEITGDAAECLGCETCIGICPNECFSIMEL, from the coding sequence ATGTACATGGTATCTATTAATCAAGACAACTGCGTTGGTTGTGCTGCTTGCGTTGACGCTTGCCCTGCGAAAATCTTAGGTATGGAAAATGACAAATGCGAAATTACTGGTGATGCAGCTGAGTGTCTGGGCTGTGAAACCTGTATTGGCATTTGTCCCAACGAATGCTTCTCCATTATGGAACTGTAA
- a CDS encoding S1C family serine protease, producing the protein MAKNAEPAVVMVQATFEADVEVAYPYLDENKLDYTLNNIIQQVMQGLLPANESAMWQALADEMSAKPLEFLQKSGQKEVVQNGYRAVGSGFIITPDGYVITNAHVVAPDDELLKQQLSGPILENSVKNFMAEIGEGAAHIPADTREYVLKSITNMVIAYYMENIKVLHLNKTYNIGMGVQVPGAPLFQKGLKAEVIQAGGAVPKKDVALLKMEGQNNLPTVPLGDSNLLATGNKIFVMGYPGVATFHPLLSESSQAQPSLTEGIISAQKTMEGGWSVFQTNADMTHGNSGGPVFNEKGEVIGLATFGSVDMNTGQEIAGMNFIVPISVVKEFLDRGNVKATESLVTKTYREAMDLYYKEYYKKALKKFQEVAALCPGHAYVQTFIADSTKAISEGRDKSIPEWILFGVPAVLVIGIVIAVVVVRKKKASQVAGAKDNTTAAEAEAISKESEKEVEKPSSDVNN; encoded by the coding sequence ATGGCAAAGAATGCGGAACCGGCTGTGGTTATGGTTCAGGCAACTTTTGAAGCCGATGTGGAGGTTGCCTATCCCTATTTAGATGAAAATAAACTAGATTATACCCTGAATAATATTATCCAGCAGGTTATGCAAGGCTTGCTTCCTGCCAATGAGTCTGCTATGTGGCAAGCCTTGGCAGATGAAATGAGTGCAAAGCCCCTAGAATTTCTACAAAAAAGTGGTCAAAAAGAAGTCGTGCAGAATGGTTATCGAGCGGTGGGAAGTGGCTTTATCATCACCCCGGATGGCTACGTAATCACCAATGCCCACGTTGTGGCACCGGATGATGAATTATTAAAGCAACAGCTCAGCGGCCCTATCTTGGAAAACTCCGTTAAAAACTTTATGGCTGAGATTGGGGAGGGAGCCGCACATATTCCCGCAGATACCCGGGAATATGTTTTGAAATCCATCACCAACATGGTTATAGCCTACTACATGGAGAATATTAAGGTCTTACATTTAAACAAAACCTATAACATTGGCATGGGCGTACAGGTACCGGGAGCCCCCCTGTTCCAAAAGGGTCTAAAGGCAGAGGTTATTCAGGCAGGGGGGGCTGTTCCAAAGAAAGATGTTGCTCTGTTAAAAATGGAAGGTCAAAACAATCTACCCACTGTGCCTTTGGGAGATTCTAACCTATTAGCCACCGGGAACAAAATTTTTGTCATGGGGTATCCCGGCGTTGCCACTTTTCACCCATTGCTATCGGAGTCCAGTCAGGCCCAGCCCAGTTTAACAGAGGGAATTATCAGTGCTCAAAAGACAATGGAGGGTGGCTGGTCAGTTTTCCAAACCAATGCTGACATGACCCATGGCAACTCAGGGGGACCGGTTTTTAATGAAAAGGGCGAGGTCATAGGCCTAGCTACCTTTGGTTCCGTGGATATGAATACCGGCCAAGAAATTGCTGGTATGAATTTTATAGTTCCCATATCAGTGGTTAAAGAATTTTTAGATCGTGGTAATGTCAAGGCAACTGAGAGTCTGGTAACCAAGACCTATCGAGAAGCTATGGATTTGTACTACAAAGAGTATTACAAAAAAGCCTTAAAGAAATTCCAAGAAGTTGCTGCCCTATGTCCCGGTCATGCCTATGTGCAAACCTTTATCGCGGATAGCACCAAGGCCATCAGTGAGGGAAGAGATAAGTCCATTCCTGAATGGATTCTCTTTGGAGTGCCGGCAGTGTTAGTGATTGGTATTGTAATTGCCGTTGTAGTGGTTCGTAAGAAAAAGGCTTCTCAGGTTGCTGGGGCTAAGGATAATACTACTGCCGCTGAAGCTGAGGCTATTAGCAAAGAGTCGGAAAAAGAAGTTGAAAAACCATCATCCGATGTGAATAATTAA
- a CDS encoding alpha/beta-type small acid-soluble spore protein, with product MTTRNTNEPVMPGASSALDQMKYEIASELGIGNYQQMDKGALPSRVNGYVGGNMTKKMVAFAEAAMQSGNTSQILQSAPTEQIK from the coding sequence ATGACAACTCGTAATACTAACGAACCCGTAATGCCTGGTGCTTCCAGTGCCCTTGACCAAATGAAATATGAAATCGCTTCTGAACTGGGTATCGGTAACTATCAGCAAATGGATAAAGGTGCCCTTCCCAGCCGTGTAAACGGTTATGTTGGTGGTAACATGACCAAAAAAATGGTTGCTTTTGCTGAAGCCGCTATGCAAAGTGGCAACACTTCTCAAATTCTGCAATCCGCTCCCACTGAGCAAATTAAGTAA
- a CDS encoding phage holin family protein produces the protein MSWLITLLLNSVALLVADYLIHSIRINGFTSALLAAILLGFVNTFIRPILVALTFPISLFTLGFFILVINGITFGLVSWFVPGFHIDSFGGAFMGAIITAVISWILNLIFNDR, from the coding sequence ATGAGCTGGCTAATCACTTTATTATTAAACAGTGTTGCCCTCCTGGTAGCCGACTACCTGATCCACAGCATTAGAATTAACGGATTTACATCTGCCTTATTGGCAGCCATATTATTGGGTTTTGTCAATACCTTTATCCGACCGATCCTGGTGGCACTAACCTTTCCCATCAGCCTTTTTACTTTGGGTTTCTTCATTTTAGTGATTAATGGCATTACCTTTGGGTTGGTTTCCTGGTTCGTACCTGGTTTTCATATTGATAGTTTTGGCGGAGCCTTTATGGGGGCTATTATCACAGCCGTTATAAGTTGGATACTAAATCTAATCTTTAATGACCGTTAA